Proteins encoded together in one Variovorax paradoxus window:
- the rho gene encoding transcription termination factor Rho, translated as MHLNELKALHVSEVLKQAEALEIENVGRMRKQELMFAIIKKRAKAGEQVFADGVLEILPDGFGFLRSPDTSFTASTDDIYISPSQVRRFNLHTGDMIEGEVRTPKDGERYFALTKLDKVNDGPPEQNKHKVMFENLTPLFPKEQMKLERDGIKSDENITGRIIDIIAPIGKGQRALLVAPPKSGKTVMMQHIAHAISANYPEVHMMVLLVDERPEEVTEMQRTVKGEVIASTFDEPAARHVHVAEMVIERAKRLVELKKDVVILLDSITRLARAYNNVVPSSGKVLTGGVDSNALQRPKRFLGAARNVEEGGSLTIIGTALIDTGSRMDEVIFEEFKGTGNSEIHLDRRLYEKRVFPSIQLNRSGTRREELLLAPEILQKTRILRQLMYNMDEIESMELMLKNMKATKTNVEFFDMMRRGG; from the coding sequence ATGCACTTAAACGAACTCAAGGCACTCCACGTGTCTGAAGTCCTCAAGCAGGCTGAAGCGCTTGAGATCGAAAACGTCGGCCGCATGCGCAAGCAAGAGCTGATGTTCGCGATCATCAAGAAGCGCGCCAAGGCCGGCGAGCAGGTCTTCGCCGACGGCGTGCTCGAAATCCTGCCCGACGGCTTCGGTTTTCTGCGCAGCCCCGACACCAGCTTTACGGCCAGCACGGACGACATCTACATCTCGCCGAGCCAGGTGCGCCGCTTCAACCTGCACACCGGCGACATGATCGAAGGCGAAGTGCGCACGCCCAAGGACGGCGAGCGCTACTTTGCGCTGACCAAGCTCGACAAGGTCAACGACGGTCCGCCCGAGCAGAACAAGCACAAGGTGATGTTCGAGAACTTGACGCCGCTGTTCCCCAAGGAGCAGATGAAGCTCGAGCGCGACGGCATCAAGAGCGACGAGAACATCACGGGCCGGATCATCGACATCATCGCCCCCATCGGCAAGGGCCAGCGCGCCCTGCTGGTGGCGCCGCCCAAGAGCGGCAAGACGGTGATGATGCAGCACATCGCCCACGCCATCAGCGCCAACTACCCCGAAGTGCACATGATGGTGCTGCTGGTGGACGAGCGGCCTGAAGAAGTGACCGAAATGCAGCGCACCGTGAAGGGCGAGGTCATTGCCTCGACTTTTGACGAGCCCGCCGCACGCCACGTGCACGTGGCAGAAATGGTGATCGAGCGCGCCAAGCGCCTGGTCGAGCTCAAGAAGGACGTGGTGATCCTGCTCGACTCGATCACCCGCCTTGCCCGTGCCTACAACAACGTCGTGCCCTCGTCGGGCAAGGTGCTGACCGGCGGTGTCGACTCCAACGCGTTGCAGCGCCCCAAGCGCTTCCTGGGCGCGGCGCGCAACGTGGAAGAAGGCGGCTCGCTCACCATCATCGGCACCGCGCTGATTGACACCGGTAGCCGCATGGACGAAGTGATCTTCGAAGAGTTCAAGGGCACCGGCAACTCCGAAATCCACCTGGACCGCCGCCTGTACGAAAAGCGCGTGTTCCCGTCGATCCAGCTCAACCGCAGCGGCACGCGCCGCGAAGAGCTGCTGCTCGCCCCCGAGATCCTGCAGAAGACGCGCATCCTGCGCCAGCTCATGTACAACATGGACGAGATCGAGTCGATGGAGCTGATGCTCAAGAACATGAAGGCGACCAAGACCAATGTCGAGTTCTTCGACATGATGCGTCGCGGCGGGTAA
- a CDS encoding oxidoreductase → MTSRTLRAGLVGYGFAGQTFHAPVLSAVTGLELAAMASSQPHKVHTDWPDVAVVPDAGALVARADIDLVVVATPNALHYPVARAALEAGKHVVVDKPFTLDVAEARELELLARRNNRILAVYQNRRFDADYLTLKDVLASGELGRPVYLESHFDRFRPEVRDRWREQKVPGAGLWVDLGAHLVDQAVQLFGKPDSLQLDTAALRDGAQVEDYFHAVLRYESGPHAPLRVVLHATTLAAHAAPRYIVHGTRGSYIKQGVDPQEDALRAGQRPPMAGWGADPQDGELVVPGSDGGEPQRRIWPTRAGNYVDYYAAVRDAILGNGPNPVPPEQAVALMELLDLGARSAAEGKALRT, encoded by the coding sequence ATGACCTCCAGAACCTTGCGCGCCGGCCTTGTCGGCTACGGCTTTGCCGGCCAGACCTTTCATGCGCCCGTGCTCTCAGCCGTTACAGGCCTCGAACTAGCGGCCATGGCGAGCTCGCAGCCCCATAAAGTCCACACAGACTGGCCTGACGTGGCTGTTGTGCCGGATGCAGGGGCGCTGGTGGCCCGGGCGGACATCGACCTGGTGGTGGTCGCCACCCCAAACGCGCTGCATTATCCGGTTGCCAGGGCAGCGCTGGAAGCCGGCAAGCACGTGGTGGTGGACAAGCCCTTCACCCTCGACGTGGCCGAGGCCCGGGAGCTCGAATTGTTGGCTCGGCGCAACAATCGGATCTTGGCGGTTTACCAGAACCGTCGTTTCGACGCCGACTACCTCACGCTCAAGGACGTACTGGCCAGCGGCGAACTCGGCCGCCCGGTGTACCTGGAATCGCATTTCGACCGCTTTCGCCCCGAGGTCCGGGACCGCTGGCGCGAGCAGAAGGTGCCCGGCGCGGGCCTGTGGGTCGACCTGGGTGCTCATCTGGTCGACCAGGCTGTCCAGCTGTTCGGAAAGCCCGACTCGCTGCAGCTCGACACCGCGGCGCTGCGAGACGGGGCGCAGGTCGAGGACTACTTTCACGCCGTGCTGCGCTACGAAAGCGGCCCGCATGCGCCGCTGCGCGTGGTGCTCCACGCGACGACGCTCGCGGCCCATGCGGCGCCGCGCTACATCGTGCACGGTACGCGCGGCAGCTACATCAAGCAGGGCGTCGATCCGCAGGAAGACGCGCTGCGCGCCGGCCAGCGGCCGCCCATGGCGGGGTGGGGCGCAGACCCGCAAGACGGCGAACTCGTGGTGCCCGGCAGCGATGGCGGCGAGCCGCAGCGCCGCATCTGGCCCACGCGGGCCGGCAACTATGTCGACTACTACGCAGCGGTGCGCGACGCGATTCTTGGCAATGGTCCGAATCCGGTGCCTCCGGAGCAGGCTGTCGCGCTGATGGAATTGTTGGATCTGGGCGCAAGAAGTGCCGCCGAGGGGAAGGCGCTGCGCACATGA
- a CDS encoding PD-(D/E)XK nuclease family protein yields MNEGHPVQALWCDPADGVVARIAAAIAQRQLHAARTVVLVPYAQLMGVARAMWARCGSAGFVPRFETTRNWARSSGGFLPTGYDIAFDMARDLVTAQALLSQAGFAAERFALAGRVVELAYQLAPLAAAALPEERGGEWAQRAAQVAEAGSESEWFRIESALIRVAVAWAANSGYATDVLLRESVRTQVDALIVLEGFQTDPLTQTLCNLWGDRAIHLSLVPTAPPAAAASAHVADDPEDEAELAAACMLRHLAEGRAPVALITTDRALTRRIGAQLQAHGITAHDETGWKLSTTRAAATVMSALRACAHDAGSDQVLEWLKSSADGDALAVQALEARLRREGVREWAAWCGQAARSEKPQDIALLPFTEAVEGRRMAMARSRPLADWLRALRELLEAGGQWEPLAADMAGGKVIGALWLDAGAHGDDDEFPGGRHTLAEFTAWVRDVLEDASFVPPAGGDVPQVVVLPLHQLLGRAFGAVVIPGCDDRRLPASPEPPGNWSAAQRAELGLPARETLEAAQRSAWAAALCNPCCELLWRQSDASGEPVRPSPLVQSLQLDHALQMAADPRTPREVALRPTLYPTPSGALLPLRNISTSVYEDLRRCPYRFFALRQLGLRSADELDAEVDKRDFGNWLHAVLGNFHEALKETPTDEVAERVAYITTAAERATQEFALSDAEFLPFAAAWPAVRDGYLQWLAGHEASGAVFAESEPWMEQPLGNLQLVGRLDRIDRMPDGQAFVIDYKTESAAVTKERVKDPTEDTQLAFYAALVADDTLRAAYVNVGEKSSGTQTVEQPVVVEARDALVAGILHDFTRIADGAALPPLGEGAICDYCAARGLCRKDFWEIEQPPPSTEAAAGGPAQ; encoded by the coding sequence ATGAACGAAGGCCACCCCGTCCAGGCCCTGTGGTGCGACCCCGCCGACGGCGTGGTTGCCCGCATTGCCGCCGCCATCGCGCAGCGGCAGCTGCACGCTGCGCGCACCGTGGTGCTGGTGCCCTATGCGCAGCTGATGGGAGTCGCGCGCGCCATGTGGGCGCGCTGCGGCAGCGCGGGCTTTGTGCCGCGGTTCGAGACCACCCGCAACTGGGCGCGCAGCTCGGGCGGCTTTTTGCCCACGGGCTACGACATTGCATTCGACATGGCGCGCGACCTGGTCACGGCCCAGGCGCTGCTGTCGCAGGCCGGCTTTGCCGCCGAGCGCTTTGCACTGGCCGGGCGGGTGGTCGAGCTGGCCTACCAGCTGGCTCCACTGGCGGCGGCCGCCTTGCCCGAAGAGCGTGGCGGCGAATGGGCCCAGCGCGCGGCCCAGGTGGCCGAAGCGGGCAGTGAATCGGAATGGTTTCGCATCGAGAGCGCGCTGATCCGCGTTGCGGTGGCCTGGGCCGCCAACTCGGGCTATGCCACCGATGTGCTGCTGCGCGAGAGCGTGCGCACGCAGGTCGATGCGCTCATCGTGCTCGAGGGCTTCCAGACCGATCCGCTCACCCAGACGCTGTGCAACCTGTGGGGCGATCGCGCGATTCATCTCTCGCTGGTGCCCACCGCACCGCCCGCCGCGGCCGCAAGTGCGCACGTTGCCGACGACCCGGAAGACGAGGCGGAACTGGCCGCCGCCTGCATGCTGCGGCACCTGGCAGAGGGCCGCGCACCGGTCGCGCTCATCACCACCGACCGTGCGCTCACGCGGCGCATCGGGGCGCAGCTCCAGGCGCACGGCATCACCGCGCACGACGAAACCGGCTGGAAGCTTTCCACCACGCGCGCCGCCGCCACCGTGATGAGCGCATTGCGCGCCTGTGCGCACGACGCGGGCAGCGACCAGGTGCTCGAATGGCTCAAGAGCAGCGCCGACGGCGATGCGCTCGCGGTGCAGGCGCTCGAGGCGCGGCTGCGGCGCGAAGGCGTGCGCGAGTGGGCTGCCTGGTGCGGGCAGGCCGCGCGCAGCGAAAAGCCGCAAGACATCGCATTGCTGCCCTTCACCGAAGCCGTCGAAGGCCGCCGCATGGCCATGGCCCGTTCCAGGCCGCTTGCAGACTGGCTCCGGGCCTTGCGCGAGCTGCTCGAAGCCGGCGGGCAGTGGGAGCCGCTCGCCGCCGACATGGCCGGTGGCAAGGTGATCGGTGCCCTGTGGCTCGATGCCGGCGCGCACGGCGACGACGACGAATTTCCGGGCGGACGCCACACGCTTGCCGAGTTCACGGCCTGGGTGCGCGACGTGCTCGAAGACGCCAGCTTTGTGCCGCCAGCCGGCGGCGACGTGCCGCAGGTGGTGGTGCTGCCGCTGCACCAGCTCCTGGGGCGCGCATTCGGCGCGGTGGTCATTCCCGGCTGCGACGACCGGCGCCTGCCTGCCTCGCCCGAGCCGCCCGGCAACTGGAGCGCCGCCCAGCGCGCAGAACTCGGCTTGCCCGCACGCGAAACGCTCGAGGCCGCGCAGCGTTCGGCCTGGGCCGCCGCCTTGTGCAATCCGTGCTGCGAACTGCTCTGGCGCCAGTCCGACGCCAGCGGCGAACCCGTCCGGCCGAGCCCGCTGGTGCAGTCGCTCCAACTCGACCATGCATTGCAAATGGCGGCCGATCCGCGCACCCCGCGCGAGGTTGCGCTGCGGCCGACCTTGTACCCGACACCCTCCGGAGCGCTGCTGCCGCTGCGGAACATTTCGACCAGCGTCTACGAGGACCTGCGTCGCTGCCCCTACCGCTTCTTCGCGCTGCGGCAACTGGGCCTGCGCAGTGCCGATGAGCTCGACGCCGAGGTCGACAAGCGCGACTTCGGCAACTGGCTGCATGCCGTGCTCGGCAACTTTCATGAGGCGCTGAAGGAAACCCCCACCGATGAGGTGGCGGAGCGCGTGGCGTACATCACCACCGCGGCCGAGCGCGCCACGCAAGAGTTTGCTCTGTCCGATGCCGAGTTCCTGCCGTTCGCCGCGGCTTGGCCGGCGGTGCGCGACGGCTACCTGCAGTGGCTCGCCGGGCATGAGGCAAGCGGCGCGGTGTTCGCCGAATCGGAGCCGTGGATGGAGCAACCACTGGGCAACCTGCAACTGGTCGGCCGGCTGGACCGCATCGACCGCATGCCCGACGGCCAGGCCTTCGTGATCGACTACAAGACCGAATCGGCCGCGGTCACCAAGGAGCGTGTGAAAGACCCGACCGAAGACACGCAGCTAGCCTTCTATGCCGCGCTGGTGGCCGACGACACCCTGCGCGCCGCCTACGTGAATGTTGGCGAAAAATCGTCCGGCACGCAGACCGTCGAGCAGCCCGTGGTGGTGGAGGCGCGCGATGCACTGGTCGCGGGCATCCTTCACGATTTCACGCGCATTGCAGATGGCGCGGCGCTCCCGCCGTTGGGTGAGGGCGCAATCTGCGACTACTGCGCCGCACGCGGGCTTTGCAGAAAAGACTTCTGGGAGATCGAACAACCTCCGCCTTCGACTGAAGCTGCGGCCGGAGGGCCCGCCCAATGA
- a CDS encoding UvrD-helicase domain-containing protein: MNGAAYEHNGRHVTREAFYTVACDPRRSVAVEACAGAGKTWMLVSRILRALLEEGESACEPHEILAITFTKKAAGEMRERLDQWLEQFADRSPEELVRELVMRGVDPAAALAAVPRLKGLYRRLLEGGRPVQFRTFHAWFAGLLRNAPLAVLRELGLPANYELLEDDAEARARTWRPFFEAVTADKEALADYYAVVATYGRSQTAKALGEALTRRVEFALSDPASAVQHFSAMHPSLQGLDEPTDALSGDLVRRRWLDRAAALGREANKTPQKAAEAIIDVFGTGEPPSESRAAALAHLRKNFFVATEDRLTKNLQKFPAAQEAEAELQTLCVAQAQHAAWLYQQRMTRLTRILVSAFAEVKRAHGWVDMNDVEQAAQLLLGQSALSGWVQERLDARIAHLLIDEFQDTNPLQWQALYGWLSAYTGAGGKAPRVFIVGDPKQSIYRFRRAEPQVFIAAKKFVREGLGGELLNCDHTHRNARAVVGLVNQAMLAAQDAGEFDGYRAHTTERNDEGELLKLPPIDRDAVGTAAPEPADDGMLHWRDSLVTPRVLPEEQLLQKECEQAARWVAQRIADGTPPRQIMVLARRRNRLAAMQDALRQRHIPVQQPEKNELHDAPEVQDVVALIDALVSPAHDLSLARALKSPLFGIGDDALVQLALRQREQPSSSWFALIQKGEGLPQELVEAGARLKQWQRWLAALPPHDALDAIFHDGDVLARFGAAMPSAMRQSALANLRGLLAASLEIEGARYATPYALVRALRAGGVRAPSVAVPDAVQLLTVHGAKGLEADTVLMLDCDAPPPRAQTMGVLVEWKGSDSAPTRFVFLASEKTPPGCATTLLEEEQRARHREELNGLYVATTRARERLVLSSVQPARANEGSWWSRLESICEPAEADEPLIVLPVASGAGSFPMKQMPVFAPAAKEPVVIKKAADATVDARAAAFGQAMHRLLEWAEPGEPLPAAHVRAAAREFLLDAQQARGAAVLAERIRGGAGAWAWNERMIDWHGNEVTLVHEGETLRIDRLVRERATGAWWILDYKSAARPERDAALIAQMQRYRAAVQHAYPGATVRAAFLTGQGELVNLE; encoded by the coding sequence ATGAACGGCGCCGCCTACGAACACAACGGCCGGCACGTCACGCGCGAGGCCTTCTACACCGTCGCCTGCGATCCGCGCCGCTCCGTTGCGGTCGAAGCCTGCGCAGGCGCCGGCAAGACCTGGATGCTGGTGTCCCGCATCTTGCGGGCGCTGCTCGAAGAGGGCGAATCCGCCTGCGAGCCGCACGAAATCCTGGCCATTACCTTCACCAAGAAGGCCGCCGGGGAAATGCGCGAGCGGCTCGACCAATGGCTGGAGCAGTTCGCCGACCGCAGCCCCGAAGAACTGGTGCGCGAGCTCGTGATGCGCGGCGTCGATCCCGCGGCCGCGCTTGCCGCCGTGCCGCGTCTGAAAGGCCTCTACAGGCGCTTGCTCGAAGGCGGCCGGCCGGTGCAGTTTCGTACCTTTCATGCCTGGTTTGCAGGGCTGTTGCGCAACGCGCCGCTGGCGGTATTGCGTGAACTCGGCCTGCCTGCGAACTATGAATTGCTCGAAGACGATGCCGAGGCGCGTGCGCGCACCTGGCGGCCCTTCTTCGAGGCGGTGACGGCCGACAAGGAGGCGCTGGCCGACTACTACGCCGTCGTGGCCACCTACGGCCGCTCGCAGACCGCCAAGGCGCTGGGCGAAGCGCTCACGCGCCGCGTCGAGTTTGCGCTGTCCGACCCGGCGTCGGCGGTGCAGCACTTCAGCGCCATGCATCCTTCGCTCCAAGGTCTGGACGAGCCGACCGATGCCCTGAGTGGAGACCTTGTCAGGCGCCGCTGGCTCGATCGCGCCGCCGCGCTCGGCCGCGAGGCCAACAAGACGCCGCAGAAAGCCGCCGAGGCGATCATCGACGTATTCGGCACCGGCGAGCCGCCAAGCGAATCGCGTGCCGCCGCCCTGGCGCACCTGCGCAAGAATTTCTTTGTCGCGACGGAAGACCGGCTCACCAAGAACCTGCAGAAATTCCCCGCCGCGCAAGAAGCCGAAGCCGAGCTCCAGACCCTGTGCGTTGCGCAGGCCCAGCACGCGGCGTGGCTCTACCAGCAGCGCATGACTCGCCTCACGCGCATCCTCGTCTCCGCGTTTGCCGAAGTGAAGCGCGCGCACGGCTGGGTCGACATGAACGACGTCGAGCAGGCCGCGCAACTGCTGCTCGGCCAGTCGGCACTGTCGGGCTGGGTGCAGGAGCGGCTCGATGCGCGCATCGCCCATCTGCTGATCGACGAGTTCCAGGACACCAACCCGCTGCAGTGGCAGGCGCTCTACGGCTGGCTCAGCGCCTACACCGGTGCGGGGGGCAAGGCGCCGCGCGTCTTCATCGTGGGCGATCCGAAGCAGAGCATCTACCGCTTTCGCCGCGCCGAGCCGCAGGTGTTCATTGCCGCGAAGAAGTTCGTGCGCGAAGGCCTGGGCGGCGAGCTGCTCAACTGCGACCACACCCACCGCAACGCGCGTGCGGTGGTCGGGCTCGTCAACCAGGCGATGCTGGCCGCGCAGGACGCGGGCGAGTTCGACGGCTACCGCGCGCACACCACCGAGCGCAACGACGAGGGCGAGCTGCTGAAGCTCCCGCCCATCGACCGCGATGCGGTCGGCACGGCCGCACCCGAACCTGCCGACGACGGCATGCTGCATTGGCGCGACAGCCTCGTGACGCCGCGCGTGTTGCCTGAAGAGCAATTGCTGCAAAAAGAATGCGAGCAGGCCGCGCGCTGGGTTGCGCAGCGCATTGCCGACGGCACGCCGCCGCGGCAGATCATGGTGCTGGCCCGCCGCCGCAATCGCCTGGCTGCCATGCAGGACGCACTGCGCCAGCGGCACATACCCGTGCAGCAGCCCGAAAAGAACGAGCTGCACGATGCGCCTGAAGTGCAGGACGTGGTCGCGCTGATCGATGCGCTGGTGTCGCCCGCGCACGACCTTTCCCTGGCGCGCGCGCTCAAGTCGCCGCTGTTCGGCATCGGCGACGACGCGCTGGTGCAGCTGGCGCTGCGCCAGCGCGAGCAACCGTCGTCGAGCTGGTTCGCGTTGATCCAGAAGGGTGAAGGCCTGCCGCAGGAATTGGTCGAGGCTGGTGCCAGGCTCAAGCAGTGGCAGCGCTGGCTTGCTGCGTTGCCGCCGCACGATGCGCTCGACGCGATCTTTCACGATGGCGATGTGCTCGCCAGGTTCGGCGCCGCCATGCCCTCGGCCATGCGCCAGAGTGCGTTGGCCAACTTGCGCGGGCTGCTGGCGGCATCGCTCGAGATCGAAGGCGCGCGCTACGCCACGCCTTATGCACTGGTGCGCGCATTGCGCGCCGGTGGGGTCAGGGCGCCGTCGGTCGCGGTGCCCGACGCGGTGCAGCTTCTCACGGTTCACGGCGCCAAGGGCCTCGAGGCCGACACCGTGCTCATGCTCGATTGCGACGCGCCGCCGCCGCGCGCCCAGACCATGGGCGTGCTTGTCGAGTGGAAGGGCAGCGACAGCGCACCCACGCGCTTCGTATTCCTGGCGAGCGAAAAGACGCCGCCGGGCTGCGCCACCACATTGCTCGAAGAAGAGCAGCGCGCACGCCACCGTGAGGAACTCAACGGTCTTTACGTGGCGACCACCCGGGCGCGCGAGCGCCTCGTGCTGTCGTCGGTGCAGCCGGCCCGCGCCAACGAGGGCAGCTGGTGGTCGCGGCTCGAGTCGATTTGCGAACCGGCCGAAGCCGATGAGCCGCTGATCGTGTTGCCGGTGGCTTCCGGTGCGGGCAGCTTCCCGATGAAGCAGATGCCCGTGTTCGCGCCAGCGGCCAAGGAACCCGTGGTTATCAAGAAAGCCGCCGACGCCACCGTCGATGCGCGCGCTGCCGCATTCGGCCAGGCGATGCACCGCCTGCTCGAATGGGCCGAGCCGGGTGAGCCTTTGCCGGCCGCGCACGTGCGCGCCGCGGCGCGCGAGTTCTTGCTCGACGCGCAGCAGGCACGCGGCGCCGCGGTGCTCGCCGAACGCATTCGCGGCGGCGCCGGCGCATGGGCTTGGAATGAGCGCATGATCGACTGGCACGGCAACGAAGTCACCCTGGTGCACGAAGGCGAAACGCTGCGCATCGACCGGCTGGTGCGCGAGCGCGCGACCGGCGCCTGGTGGATCCTCGACTACAAATCTGCCGCCCGCCCTGAGCGCGACGCGGCACTCATCGCACAGATGCAGCGCTACCGCGCGGCTGTGCAACATGCCTATCCCGGTGCCACGGTGCGCGCCGCGTTCCTGACCGGGCAGGGCGAACTGGTAAATCTCGAATGA
- the trxA gene encoding thioredoxin TrxA: MASDLIKHISDSSFEADVLKSSQPVLVDYWAEWCGPCKMIAPILDEVSAAYEGKLQIAKLNVDENRDIPAKFGIRGIPTLMLFKDGQLAATKVGAMSKAQLTAFIDQQLA; this comes from the coding sequence ATGGCCAGCGACCTGATCAAACACATCTCCGATTCTTCCTTCGAAGCCGACGTGCTCAAGTCCAGCCAGCCCGTGCTGGTCGACTACTGGGCCGAATGGTGCGGCCCCTGCAAGATGATCGCACCCATCCTGGATGAAGTGTCGGCCGCCTATGAAGGCAAGCTGCAGATCGCCAAGCTCAATGTGGACGAAAACCGCGACATCCCGGCCAAGTTCGGCATCCGCGGCATTCCCACGCTCATGCTGTTCAAGGACGGCCAGCTGGCCGCCACCAAGGTTGGCGCCATGAGCAAGGCGCAACTCACGGCTTTCATCGACCAACAGCTCGCCTGA
- a CDS encoding type B 50S ribosomal protein L31 yields the protein MAKEGIHPNYREVLFVDMSNGFKFVTRSCANTKEMGKTDDGRELPLFKLDTTSESHPFYTGTQKSVDNMGGRVEKFRNRFGKTTGAASK from the coding sequence ATGGCAAAAGAAGGCATCCACCCGAATTACCGCGAAGTTCTGTTCGTCGACATGTCGAACGGCTTCAAGTTCGTGACCCGTTCGTGCGCGAACACCAAGGAAATGGGCAAGACCGACGACGGCCGCGAACTGCCGCTGTTCAAGCTCGACACCACGAGCGAATCGCACCCGTTCTACACCGGCACGCAAAAGTCGGTCGACAACATGGGCGGTCGCGTCGAGAAGTTCCGCAACCGCTTCGGCAAGACCACCGGCGCTGCTTCCAAGTAA
- a CDS encoding MATE family efflux transporter — translation MIGERGLIARHAGTVLVGQLAVMAFGVTDTIVAGRYAESALAALSVGAAVFVSVFVSLMGVLQALLPVWAELHGADRRSEVGRSVRQSLYLSAITIAVGMVVLLFPGAVLRWTQVPPEMRAGVEAYLAVLAFALPPALLFRLFSTLNQSLGKPQVVTWLQLGSLFVKLPLSIWFTFGGAGLPAMGLVGCAWATLCVNWAMLACAAWLLRSSSFYKDYRLWERIEAPDWRQIRQFASLGIPGGLAVLVEVTSFTLMALFIARLGTAAAAAHQIASNLLAVAYMVPLSLAIATSARVSFWLGAGQAARARRACRLGFELTALCALFFAGAMVALRFKLAHVYSDNPAVVAIAAALLLVVAVYHFADALQTLCVFVLRCYRVTLAPLVIYCTLLWGLGLGGSYLLAYRGLGPWPAMQSPLAFWLMGSGALAVTAVLFGALLRWTMQRSLR, via the coding sequence GTGATTGGCGAAAGAGGTCTGATCGCAAGGCACGCCGGCACGGTGCTGGTCGGCCAGCTGGCCGTCATGGCATTCGGCGTGACCGACACCATCGTGGCCGGGCGCTATGCCGAGAGCGCGCTGGCGGCGCTTTCTGTGGGCGCGGCCGTCTTCGTCAGCGTGTTCGTCTCGCTGATGGGCGTGCTGCAGGCGCTGCTGCCGGTGTGGGCCGAACTGCACGGCGCCGATCGCAGGAGCGAGGTCGGCCGCTCGGTGCGGCAGTCGCTTTACCTGAGCGCCATCACCATCGCCGTCGGCATGGTGGTGCTGCTGTTTCCCGGCGCCGTGTTGCGCTGGACCCAGGTGCCTCCGGAAATGCGCGCCGGCGTCGAGGCCTACCTCGCGGTGCTGGCCTTCGCGCTGCCGCCTGCCCTGCTCTTTCGGTTGTTCAGCACGCTGAACCAAAGCCTTGGCAAGCCGCAGGTGGTCACTTGGCTGCAGCTCGGCTCGCTGTTCGTGAAGCTGCCTCTGTCGATCTGGTTCACCTTTGGCGGCGCGGGCCTGCCGGCCATGGGCCTGGTAGGCTGCGCCTGGGCCACGCTGTGCGTGAACTGGGCCATGCTGGCTTGTGCGGCATGGCTCCTGCGCAGCAGTTCCTTCTACAAGGACTACCGGCTGTGGGAACGCATCGAGGCGCCCGACTGGCGGCAGATCCGCCAGTTTGCGAGTTTGGGCATTCCCGGCGGGCTGGCGGTGCTGGTGGAAGTGACCTCGTTCACCTTGATGGCGCTGTTCATCGCCCGCCTCGGCACGGCCGCGGCCGCCGCGCACCAGATTGCCTCCAACCTGCTGGCAGTGGCCTACATGGTGCCTCTTTCATTGGCCATTGCCACCAGCGCGCGCGTGAGCTTCTGGCTGGGTGCCGGCCAAGCGGCAAGGGCGCGGCGTGCCTGCCGCCTGGGCTTTGAACTCACCGCCCTGTGCGCGCTGTTCTTTGCCGGCGCGATGGTGGCATTGCGCTTCAAGCTGGCCCATGTGTATTCGGACAACCCGGCCGTGGTCGCGATTGCCGCAGCGTTGTTGCTGGTGGTGGCGGTCTATCACTTTGCCGATGCGTTGCAGACGCTGTGCGTCTTCGTGCTGCGCTGCTACCGCGTCACGCTGGCGCCGCTCGTCATTTATTGCACGCTGCTGTGGGGCCTGGGCCTTGGCGGCAGCTATCTGCTGGCCTATCGCGGCCTGGGGCCCTGGCCTGCGATGCAATCGCCCCTGGCGTTCTGGCTCATGGGCTCGGGCGCACTCGCGGTCACGGCCGTGCTGTTCGGGGCGCTGCTCCGGTGGACGATGCAGCGTTCACTTCGATAG